One Amycolatopsis sp. NBC_00355 genomic window carries:
- a CDS encoding FAD binding domain-containing protein has translation MIPAEFRYERVSTVDEALARLAEHGDDAKVLAGGHSLLPLMKLRLAAPEYLVDIGPVDELRYVRLDGDEVVIGALTRYSDLEQDPVLREHAPLLAHASGEVGDRQVRHRGTLGGSLVHADSAADLPAAILASDAVLVARGPSGERRIPAAEFFLGPFTTPLEPDELLTEIRLPRQTGLGWGFEKFTRRALDWAMVGVAVVGGKVGLVNMAGVPLRASATEAALASGASIEDAAALAAEDTNPPDEPHATAEYRRHLARVLTRRALTQAAARS, from the coding sequence GTGATCCCCGCCGAGTTCCGCTACGAGCGCGTGTCCACAGTGGACGAGGCGCTGGCCCGGCTGGCCGAGCACGGCGACGACGCCAAGGTCCTGGCCGGCGGGCATTCGCTGCTGCCGCTGATGAAACTGCGGCTGGCCGCGCCGGAGTACCTGGTGGACATCGGGCCGGTCGACGAGCTGCGCTACGTCCGGCTGGACGGCGACGAGGTCGTCATCGGCGCCCTGACCCGCTACAGCGACCTGGAGCAGGACCCGGTGCTGCGGGAGCACGCGCCGCTGCTGGCGCACGCGTCGGGGGAGGTGGGCGACCGCCAGGTCCGCCACCGCGGCACCCTCGGCGGCTCCCTGGTGCACGCCGACTCCGCGGCCGACCTCCCGGCGGCGATCCTGGCGTCGGACGCCGTGCTGGTCGCGCGCGGCCCGTCGGGCGAGCGCCGGATCCCGGCGGCGGAGTTCTTCCTCGGCCCGTTCACGACGCCGCTGGAGCCGGACGAGCTGCTGACGGAGATCCGGCTGCCGCGTCAGACGGGCCTCGGCTGGGGCTTCGAGAAGTTCACCCGCCGCGCGCTCGACTGGGCGATGGTCGGCGTGGCCGTGGTCGGTGGCAAGGTGGGCCTGGTCAACATGGCCGGCGTCCCGCTGCGCGCGTCGGCGACCGAGGCGGCCCTCGCGTCCGGCGCGTCCATCGAGGACGCCGCGGCCCTGGCGGCCGAGGACACGAACCCGCCGGACGAGCCCCACGCGACGGCGGAGTACCGCCGCCACCTGGCGCGCGTCCTCACCCGCCGCGCGCTCACCCAGGCCGCCGCCCGCTCCTGA
- a CDS encoding ESX secretion-associated protein EspG: MADRFEFVLEVVEALVVGQATGGDVRRYPLRAGYLPADPVRFVHVARQVYDSLEERRLSVSGELHPGVRTAFELLAAPRVSVAVSGIDGLGADVAVLVVTDGAQALGITQAPDDDELLFSLFADEDLVEVVTGVLPPAPAATTGRHVVHRAAGREVSAMAAKRRADAEFEEEETDAFGMIEVKAVVRPGRRPPAPTPSDVAVLERVLSEPRLGGGHIAVTAQSRRGERLAGDPLSWLDTADGRYLVRTRTGDAGELTAEYVPAGRAELARAIRDAIAAVY; this comes from the coding sequence ATGGCGGACAGGTTCGAGTTCGTCCTCGAGGTCGTCGAAGCCCTGGTTGTCGGGCAGGCGACCGGTGGCGATGTCCGGCGGTACCCACTGCGGGCCGGGTACCTCCCGGCGGACCCGGTGCGGTTCGTCCACGTCGCCCGGCAGGTCTACGACTCGCTCGAGGAACGTCGTCTTTCGGTGTCGGGAGAGCTGCACCCGGGGGTGCGCACGGCTTTCGAGCTGCTGGCGGCCCCCCGCGTGTCGGTCGCGGTGAGCGGGATCGACGGCCTCGGCGCCGACGTCGCGGTCCTCGTGGTCACCGACGGCGCACAGGCGCTCGGCATCACCCAGGCCCCGGACGACGACGAGCTGCTGTTCTCGCTCTTCGCGGACGAGGACCTGGTCGAGGTCGTCACCGGCGTGCTGCCCCCGGCGCCCGCCGCGACCACCGGCCGGCACGTCGTGCACCGCGCCGCCGGCCGTGAGGTCTCGGCGATGGCGGCCAAGCGGCGTGCCGACGCGGAGTTCGAGGAAGAAGAGACGGACGCCTTCGGCATGATCGAGGTGAAGGCCGTGGTGCGGCCGGGACGCCGCCCGCCGGCCCCGACGCCGTCCGACGTCGCCGTGCTGGAGCGCGTGCTGTCCGAGCCGCGGCTGGGTGGCGGCCACATCGCCGTCACCGCGCAGAGCCGCCGCGGCGAGCGGCTCGCGGGTGACCCGCTGAGCTGGCTGGACACCGCCGACGGCCGGTACCTCGTGCGCACCAGGACCGGTGACGCCGGCGAGCTGACGGCCGAGTACGTGCCCGCGGGCCGCGCCGAACTGGCCCGGGCCATCCGTGACGCGATCGCCGCGGTCTACTGA
- a CDS encoding flavin reductase family protein: MKTETLAHTAIEPGILYFGTPVVLISSSNEDGSANLAPMSSAFWLGWRAMLGLSARSHTTHNLLRTRECVLNLPSDALAAHVDRLAMTTGSDPVPDGKRKRGYFHVAEKFERAGLTPVPSETVAPPRVAECPVAMEAVVEAVHPVADADERQRGGIVAIEVRVQRVFVHDGIRLPGSDDRIDPDAWRPLIMSFQKLYGLGPQVHPSTLARIPERLYRGPDIDRARGVTGVTSRSAASAGERAS; encoded by the coding sequence GTGAAGACGGAAACCCTTGCGCACACGGCCATCGAGCCCGGAATCCTCTACTTCGGCACGCCCGTGGTGCTGATTTCGAGTTCCAATGAGGACGGTTCGGCCAACCTCGCCCCGATGTCGTCCGCGTTCTGGCTCGGCTGGCGCGCGATGCTCGGGCTCAGCGCGCGCTCGCACACCACCCACAACCTCCTGCGCACCCGCGAGTGCGTGCTCAACCTGCCCTCCGACGCGCTCGCCGCGCACGTCGACCGGCTCGCCATGACCACCGGCTCGGACCCCGTGCCCGACGGGAAGCGGAAGCGCGGGTACTTCCACGTCGCGGAGAAGTTCGAGCGGGCCGGGCTGACGCCGGTGCCGTCGGAGACCGTGGCGCCGCCGCGCGTCGCCGAATGCCCGGTGGCGATGGAGGCGGTCGTCGAGGCCGTGCACCCGGTCGCCGACGCCGACGAGCGGCAACGCGGCGGCATCGTCGCGATCGAGGTGCGGGTGCAGCGCGTCTTCGTGCACGACGGGATCCGCCTGCCCGGCAGCGACGACCGCATCGACCCGGACGCCTGGCGGCCGCTGATCATGAGCTTCCAGAAGCTCTACGGCCTCGGCCCGCAGGTCCACCCGTCGACGCTGGCCCGGATCCCGGAACGGCTCTACCGCGGCCCGGACATCGACCGGGCCCGTGGCGTCACCGGCGTCACGTCGCGCTCAGCTGCTTCAGCAGGGGAGCGAGCGTCGTGA
- a CDS encoding (2Fe-2S)-binding protein, translating into MKVSIEVNGRPVAEEVPDRTLLVHFLRDTAGFTGTNIGCDTTSCGACTVLLDGESVKSCTVLAAQADGHAVTTVEGLSGTGGELHPVQRAFREQHGLQCGFCTPGMIMASVSLLVDNPKPTRDEVRAGLEGNLCRCTGYHNIVSSVMDASGQEVDR; encoded by the coding sequence GTGAAGGTCTCGATCGAGGTCAACGGACGGCCGGTGGCCGAGGAGGTGCCGGACCGGACGCTGCTGGTGCACTTCCTGCGCGACACCGCCGGGTTCACCGGCACGAACATCGGCTGCGACACGACGTCGTGCGGCGCCTGCACGGTGCTGCTGGACGGGGAGTCGGTCAAGTCGTGCACGGTGCTGGCCGCGCAGGCCGACGGCCACGCCGTCACCACCGTCGAGGGACTGTCCGGTACCGGTGGTGAGCTGCACCCGGTGCAGCGGGCGTTCCGGGAGCAGCACGGCCTGCAGTGCGGGTTCTGCACGCCCGGGATGATCATGGCGTCGGTGTCGCTGCTCGTGGACAACCCGAAGCCGACGCGCGACGAGGTGCGTGCCGGGCTCGAAGGAAACCTGTGCCGCTGCACGGGTTACCACAACATCGTCAGCTCCGTGATGGACGCTTCCGGGCAGGAGGTGGACCGGTGA
- a CDS encoding 2-dehydropantoate 2-reductase, producing MNDLRILVVGAGATGGYFGGRLLQAGRDVTFLVRPGRAKVLRERGLRIVGLGEETVLDPPLVETGALEGTYDLVLLAVKATALTGAIDDFAPAVGPGTLILPFLNGLAHIDVLAARFGAAAVLGGVAKVVTTVDDDGDIRRLAPLQNLVYGARAEPVPSRLSQVDAALTGAGFPAAREDAITGAMWAKWVFIASIGGVNALMRGTTGDVVAVPGGAAFAEAVVAEAAAVAEAAGYPVPAADLDATRRTVTDPGTGGSSLYRDLLGGHPVEGDQIFGDLTARARELGVSVPLLDLVTLQLRVHNHRVE from the coding sequence GTGAACGACTTGCGGATCCTGGTGGTGGGTGCCGGTGCGACCGGCGGGTACTTCGGCGGCCGGCTGTTGCAGGCGGGCCGGGACGTGACGTTCCTCGTCCGGCCGGGGCGGGCGAAGGTGCTGCGGGAGCGCGGGCTGCGGATCGTCGGGCTCGGCGAGGAGACCGTGCTCGACCCGCCGCTCGTGGAAACCGGGGCCCTCGAAGGAACCTACGACCTCGTGCTGCTCGCGGTGAAGGCCACCGCGCTGACCGGCGCCATCGACGATTTCGCGCCCGCGGTCGGCCCGGGAACGCTGATTCTGCCGTTCCTCAACGGATTGGCGCACATCGACGTCCTCGCCGCGCGGTTCGGTGCGGCGGCGGTTCTCGGCGGGGTGGCCAAAGTCGTGACCACGGTCGACGACGACGGCGACATCCGGCGGCTCGCGCCGCTGCAGAACCTGGTCTACGGCGCCCGCGCCGAACCGGTCCCCTCGCGGCTGTCCCAGGTGGACGCGGCGCTGACCGGCGCCGGGTTCCCGGCTGCCCGCGAAGACGCGATCACCGGGGCCATGTGGGCGAAGTGGGTGTTCATCGCGTCGATCGGCGGGGTCAACGCGCTGATGCGCGGCACGACCGGCGACGTCGTCGCGGTGCCCGGTGGCGCGGCGTTCGCCGAGGCGGTCGTGGCGGAGGCCGCGGCCGTCGCCGAAGCCGCCGGATACCCGGTGCCCGCCGCGGATCTGGACGCGACACGCCGAACGGTGACCGACCCCGGAACGGGTGGTTCTTCGCTGTACCGCGACCTTCTCGGCGGTCACCCGGTCGAGGGGGACCAGATCTTCGGCGACCTCACCGCGCGTGCCCGTGAGCTGGGCGTTTCCGTGCCGCTGCTGGATCTCGTCACCCTGCAGCTGCGCGTGCACAATCACCGCGTCGAGTGA